TTCTTCTGGGGAGCAGGCAAGAGTTGGTCATTGAGCTTGACAGGGTAGTTAGCACCACCATGCAAAATCTCATCATTCATGAGGTCGTAAATGACCGCAAAAATCCCTTTTCCTTCTTCAAAATAAGCCAGCATAATGGCAAAATCCGCCTTCTGCGCGATAAAATTCGTGGTCCCGTCAATTGGGTCGATGACCCAGACATGACCAGTATCAATGCTGGAAACATCGCCACCTTCTTCACCCAAGATATGGTCGTCAGAATAATGCGATAAAATAGCCTGACTGAGACGCTCCTGGATAGCCATATCCACATGGGTTACCAAGTCCTGGGGATTAGTCTTTGCAGTGATTTCCAACTGGTCGTCCAGATGTTCCAGGAGAAAGTCCCCGGCTTCCTTGACAATCGTCAGGGCAAACTGATATTTAGCGTCCAAGTCTGACCACCCCCTTCTGCCTTTCTTGGGCAGCCTTGACTACACGGTAGCTAGAGTAGCCAGAAACATCCTCAAAATCACGGTCAATTTGCTTTTCTTGGGCCTTACTGGGAACCACTTCCTTGAAGGCACGGTAGGCTGTCAAAACCTGTCCTGCATCAGCTCCCTTTTCATAGGCCAGCTCCACCTGATTCAAAAAAGAAAGCACGGAGGAAATCTCCTCTGTGCTCCACGAAAAATCAAGTGGATATGAATAATTTTTGTTCATATCAATTTATCCTATTTCTGCTCGCAATGTAGCATTTTTTAATTCTTGTTTACGGTATTTTCTAGGAAGGAAGGCACGGATTTCATCTTCGTTAAACCCAATCTGCATCCGCTTTTCATCCAAGATAATGGGACGACGCAAGAGACTCGGATAGGTTTCTATCAATTCAATCAATTGACCAATGGACAGGTCATCGACATCCACATTCAACTTTTGAAAAACCTTAGAACGTGTCGAAATGAGGTCATCCGTTCCATTTTCTGTCAAGGCTAAAATTTGCTTAAGCTCGACAGCAGTCAGCGGACTGGTCATAATATTGTGCTCAATAAAAGGGACTTCATGATTGGTCAACCATGTACGCGCCTTGCGACAACTAGTACAGCTTGGCGATAAAAACAAGGTAATCATCTGTTTCAGCTCCCTTCTACATTCCTAATCACTTATATTATATCGCAACTTTAGAACGTTTTCAAGGCTATTCCTGGATTTATTCCTCTTTCTTAATCAAAATGTCGATTTTTTTCTCCAACTCCTGAATCTTCAAACCTTGTTCCTCGATTTTGGCAAGGAGAATATCCATCTTGGTCTCGCGCTCATTGTCGGTAAAAAAGCGGGTAATGGTCGAGGTCACCATACCGAAGGTGCAGATGCCAATCAACATCAGGAGGATGGCCATAATTTTTGAAATAGTATCCGTAGGAACAATATCCCCGTAACCAACCGTTGTCATGGTCACAATAGACCACCAGAGGGCATCAAAGAAGGACTTCTTCTCGATGATAGACAGGACCCCACTGGCCACTAGGACAGCTGATACATTGAGCATCAGAACCTTGGACAGGCTATTGGTGTGGAGGAGCTTATTGAGCGTGTCCCAGAAACGATTGGACAGGGCAAAAATGCGGGCAACCTTGACCAGGCGAAAAAGCCGCGCCAGCCGACCAATCTGCAGGAAACGAAAGACCGAATCGAAGGGAATAATGGCAATCAATTCTAAGATATGGTCCTGTATGTATTGCAGATTATCTTCTGCATAATAAAGCTGAACGAAATAGTCCACTACAAAAATGAACCAGAGGCACCAATCCAAGGTCTGAAAGCCAGAATTATACACAAGGCTGGTATCCAGTAGTTCCAAGACAATCAAAAGAACGTAGGCCAGGGCCAGATAGGTCATGACCTTTTCATAAATAGGGTGTTGGACCCATTTTTTAATCATGCTGCCCCCAGTTGAGTGAATAGGCTTCATCACTCTTCATCTGCTCCATCAGAGCCTCAATGCCATCAAACTTAATCATGTCACGGATTTTTTCCAACCAGAAAATAGTCATGCTTTCTCCGTAGATAAAGTCTTCAAAGTCAAAAATATGGGCCTCAATCCGCAGTTCAGTCCCATCAAAGGTGACATTTTTCCCTACGCTGGTCATGGCTCGGTAACGTCGGCCACCGACCTCTACATCTGCTACATAAACACCGTCCGACGGCAGATGAACTCTATCGTAAGGAGCCAGATTAGCGGTAGGATAGCCAATAGTTCGACCCCTAGCATCCCCGTGAACAACCAAGCCTTGAGTCGTAAAGGTGTGACCCAACAATTGATTAGCCAGGGTGACATTCCCTTCTTTAATAGCTTGGCGAATGCGGGTGGAAGAAATTTTTTCACCGCCCATGGTCACTGCCTCCACAACCTCAACCCGACCATCAAACAGTTCTGCCAAAGCCGTAACATCTGCTCTGCAATTGCCAAAATGATAGTCGAAACCTGCCACCAAGACCTGAGCCTTGAGCCCCTTGATGTAGCGTTCTACAAATTGCTCCGGCTGATTGCTGGCAAATTCACTGGTAAAGGGCGTCAAAAATAGCCGGTCTACACCATGGTCTGCCAAGAGCTGGTAGCGTTGCTCCGGGCTGGTCAAATGAAGGAGTAAGTCCGGCGAGAAGCGGGCAAAAGCCAGCTTGGGTGACTCAGGAAAGGTCAAAACCGTCACGGTCAACCCCTCTTGATCCGCTATTTTTCTGGCCCGCTGCAAGAGTGCCTGGTGGCCCAGGTGAATCCCATCAAAATAACCCAAAACCAGCACCGTAGGCTCCTGCTGGTTCAAATCCCTGTAATCATTTATCTCTATAATTTCCATAACAGTTTATTTTATCATATTTTTGGACGAAATCTAGGCAAAAACCTTGCTTGGTTTGTAGAGGTCGTCTCGTTTTTCAAAAACAGCAATCAACTTGTCCTCATATAAGCCAGCTACTCGGTCTGCACTGGCATCCAATTGTAGAAAACGGCCAAAGCCAGCATCTACCACCTGCTCTTCATTCAAGGTCACAATCGGCAGGTCACCAATGCCTTGCTCAATGGGACGAAGGAAGGAGAAATCATCTCTAGCAACCAAGGCCGCTATTTCCTCCAAGGTCAGTGCGTCATCCAGGCACATGCCTGCTGAACCAGTCCGCTCCAATTTGGACATGTGGCTGGCATAACCTAGCTTAGCACCCAGGTCCACAGACAGGGTCCGAACATAGGTTCCCTTGCCGCATTTGACACGGAACGTAAATCTGGCACAGCCGTCTGACAGCTGAATAGGGCTAGTGCGTTCAAAGCTGTAAATGTCCACCTGGCGTTGGGGACGCTCTACCTGCTCTCCTGCTCGTGCATATTCATAGAGCTTACGGCCATTGACCTTGACAGCTGAGTACATAG
The sequence above is a segment of the Streptococcus suis genome. Coding sequences within it:
- a CDS encoding inositol monophosphatase family protein translates to MDAKYQFALTIVKEAGDFLLEHLDDQLEITAKTNPQDLVTHVDMAIQERLSQAILSHYSDDHILGEEGGDVSSIDTGHVWVIDPIDGTTNFIAQKADFAIMLAYFEEGKGIFAVIYDLMNDEILHGGANYPVKLNDQLLPAPQKKDFAYSLLGLNAKIYAENAYGLRDLAQQTLGTRSVGSAGIGFLQVLKGRLLAYASYIYPWDYAAAAILGQALGFSLLSLENDQPLYQGREYVLLVADANVEEVKRYLTS
- a CDS encoding UPF0223 family protein — its product is MNKNYSYPLDFSWSTEEISSVLSFLNQVELAYEKGADAGQVLTAYRAFKEVVPSKAQEKQIDRDFEDVSGYSSYRVVKAAQERQKGVVRLGR
- a CDS encoding Spx/MgsR family RNA polymerase-binding regulatory protein, producing the protein MITLFLSPSCTSCRKARTWLTNHEVPFIEHNIMTSPLTAVELKQILALTENGTDDLISTRSKVFQKLNVDVDDLSIGQLIELIETYPSLLRRPIILDEKRMQIGFNEDEIRAFLPRKYRKQELKNATLRAEIG
- a CDS encoding potassium channel family protein; protein product: MIKKWVQHPIYEKVMTYLALAYVLLIVLELLDTSLVYNSGFQTLDWCLWFIFVVDYFVQLYYAEDNLQYIQDHILELIAIIPFDSVFRFLQIGRLARLFRLVKVARIFALSNRFWDTLNKLLHTNSLSKVLMLNVSAVLVASGVLSIIEKKSFFDALWWSIVTMTTVGYGDIVPTDTISKIMAILLMLIGICTFGMVTSTITRFFTDNERETKMDILLAKIEEQGLKIQELEKKIDILIKKEE
- a CDS encoding bifunctional riboflavin kinase/FAD synthetase is translated as MEIIEINDYRDLNQQEPTVLVLGYFDGIHLGHQALLQRARKIADQEGLTVTVLTFPESPKLAFARFSPDLLLHLTSPEQRYQLLADHGVDRLFLTPFTSEFASNQPEQFVERYIKGLKAQVLVAGFDYHFGNCRADVTALAELFDGRVEVVEAVTMGGEKISSTRIRQAIKEGNVTLANQLLGHTFTTQGLVVHGDARGRTIGYPTANLAPYDRVHLPSDGVYVADVEVGGRRYRAMTSVGKNVTFDGTELRIEAHIFDFEDFIYGESMTIFWLEKIRDMIKFDGIEALMEQMKSDEAYSLNWGQHD
- the truB gene encoding tRNA pseudouridine(55) synthase TruB, which encodes MISGIINLKKEAGMTSHDAVFKLRKILQEKKIGHGGTLDPDVTGVLPIAVGKATRMIEFMQEEGKVYEGEITIGYSTTTEDASGETLETTPVLEIAEQAVDEAMASFVGRITQIPPMYSAVKVNGRKLYEYARAGEQVERPQRQVDIYSFERTSPIQLSDGCARFTFRVKCGKGTYVRTLSVDLGAKLGYASHMSKLERTGSAGMCLDDALTLEEIAALVARDDFSFLRPIEQGIGDLPIVTLNEEQVVDAGFGRFLQLDASADRVAGLYEDKLIAVFEKRDDLYKPSKVFA